In the genome of Elusimicrobiota bacterium, one region contains:
- a CDS encoding class IV adenylate cyclase: MTNIEIKLRCLPDFQPHVWLARLDLKTSGQEIQQEDIYFYVTRGRLKLRRTGRTACLIRYERSDESKGRESRYEIVNVDDGEAMKNILAEHLGIRAVVKKRRLVYFWKNVRLHVDEVDGLGRFIEIESVTGEGISKNEADENFNEVYQAIPQGTAVPVAQSYGELVLNNG, from the coding sequence GTGACCAATATCGAGATTAAGCTTCGATGCCTGCCTGATTTTCAGCCGCACGTTTGGTTGGCCCGCCTTGATTTGAAAACTTCAGGTCAGGAAATCCAACAGGAAGATATTTATTTTTACGTTACCCGCGGGCGGTTGAAATTGCGCCGGACGGGCCGGACGGCCTGTTTGATTCGTTATGAGCGCAGCGACGAATCCAAAGGCCGTGAAAGCCGTTATGAAATCGTCAACGTGGACGATGGGGAAGCCATGAAAAATATCCTGGCCGAACATTTGGGCATTCGGGCGGTTGTTAAAAAAAGGCGGCTGGTTTATTTTTGGAAAAATGTGCGTCTGCATGTCGACGAGGTCGATGGGCTTGGGCGATTTATCGAGATCGAATCCGTTACGGGCGAGGGTATTTCAAAAAACGAGGCCGACGAAAATTTTAACGAGGTTTATCAAGCGATCCCGCAAGGAACGGCCGTCCCGGTCGCCCAGTCTTACGGCGAGCTTGTGTTGAACAATGGTTGA
- a CDS encoding FAD-dependent oxidoreductase — protein sequence MVDVVVVGGGITGAGILRDLVQRGFSAVLIEMGRPGGKTTAISSGLIHGGLRYLPYDYQTTHHCCVEAGIIKRLAPQLLRRQIFLWPVYRGQTTGMELVESLLEGYDDLGPLKYAKPRVRLSRDEALALEPGFKTEGLIGAVTFDEWAIDPYGLVDLNIESARRSGARLVTGAKVGAFIKEGGRITGVRVKSKEGGAEEEIRGRLVINATGPWAQELATLAGASSVKLTPRKGVHLILKRRNLSYGALFPDITGRYIGVYPRGEDCWIGPTDDPFEGLPGEEGVTDEEKDRLIRSFKNYFPRHEIGEARFAVGLRPILHQPGFSKWLSRDYEIFDHETLDHLGGLITVTGGKLTVYRLMAEDAVDLVEEKLGARKPCRSYKEALEEGAGPIGVAIPDFQKTESGRFSMIVSSLARLVYFWLRHWIRRMAGAKRAGLAVFRETYAK from the coding sequence ATGGTTGACGTTGTCGTCGTCGGCGGCGGCATCACCGGAGCCGGGATTCTTAGGGATTTGGTTCAGCGGGGATTCTCCGCCGTCCTCATCGAGATGGGCCGTCCGGGCGGCAAAACAACCGCGATCTCAAGCGGGCTGATTCACGGCGGCCTGCGTTATCTTCCCTATGATTATCAAACCACGCATCACTGCTGCGTCGAGGCCGGAATTATCAAGCGTTTGGCGCCTCAATTGCTCAGGCGTCAGATTTTTTTATGGCCCGTTTACCGCGGCCAGACCACGGGCATGGAATTGGTCGAGTCTTTGCTGGAGGGCTACGATGATTTGGGCCCGTTGAAATACGCGAAACCGCGAGTGCGCTTGAGCAGGGATGAGGCGTTGGCGCTTGAGCCCGGGTTCAAGACAGAGGGGCTTATCGGGGCGGTGACCTTCGATGAATGGGCCATTGACCCATACGGCCTGGTTGATTTGAATATTGAGTCCGCCCGCCGTTCGGGGGCTCGTCTGGTGACCGGAGCCAAAGTCGGCGCCTTCATTAAAGAAGGCGGCCGAATCACCGGGGTTCGCGTGAAGTCAAAAGAGGGGGGAGCCGAGGAAGAGATTCGCGGGCGCCTCGTGATCAACGCCACGGGCCCTTGGGCCCAAGAATTGGCGACCCTAGCTGGGGCGTCTTCGGTCAAGCTGACCCCAAGGAAAGGAGTGCATTTGATTTTGAAACGGCGGAATCTTTCTTATGGGGCCCTGTTTCCGGACATCACCGGGCGTTATATCGGCGTTTATCCCCGAGGGGAAGACTGCTGGATCGGCCCCACGGATGATCCTTTTGAGGGACTTCCGGGAGAGGAAGGGGTGACGGATGAGGAAAAAGACCGGTTGATCCGGTCGTTCAAAAATTATTTTCCGCGGCATGAAATCGGCGAAGCGCGTTTTGCCGTGGGTTTGAGGCCGATTCTTCATCAACCGGGATTTTCAAAATGGTTGAGCCGCGATTATGAAATTTTCGACCACGAAACTCTTGATCATTTGGGCGGTTTGATCACGGTGACCGGAGGCAAGCTGACCGTTTACCGGCTCATGGCTGAGGATGCCGTTGATTTGGTGGAGGAGAAACTCGGCGCCCGCAAACCCTGCCGCAGTTACAAGGAAGCGCTGGAAGAAGGCGCCGGGCCGATCGGCGTTGCAATCCCAGACTTTCAAAAGACGGAATCAGGCCGTTTTTCTATGATTGTGTCCTCATTGGCCCGTCTTGTTTATTTTTGGCTGAGGCATTGGATCCGGCGCATGGCCGGAGCAAAAAGAGCCGGGCTGGCTGTTTTTCGGGAAACTTATGCCAAGTGA
- a CDS encoding FAD-binding oxidoreductase, translating into MPSELAAKDLSAILSPDSIIEDDSVRRQLTRDWWSQTLWWDAGKISEHAPSLVLRPNNEDELARVLAWANERGVIVVPRGGGSGVSGSAIPSNRDAVMLETLRLNKMTGLEGSGSQGEVTVGAGILGGELEAALNQKGWSLMHFPASLEISTVGGWIACGSYGQLSTLYGGIDAQTKKLRVALPGGSLKETPPDALMLSEGSLGVVTEATLKLRRLPKKHFFLSCEMNSASEGLDFVRSLIRQGLKPAVVRFYDPLEAKSAGLAYEKKPLFNEEARFKLRVFLLKHPTLVRWFRKSLSGKRWLLVMIFEDSQENVYRETARQIKAKQMSTSEKSAQVWIAKRSQWNTEKMTLLFNAGCFVDTLDTWGPWDKLPQIYAEVIRTASPYAIAMGHASHFTEQGGCLYFIFAGRGRSREESVRLHQKVWSSAMEAVIASGGLVNHHHGVGYAKLPWLRHAYAPGFFEGLKNRKKTFDPKGIMNPGKIL; encoded by the coding sequence ATGCCAAGTGAGCTCGCCGCCAAAGACCTGAGCGCTATTTTATCTCCCGATTCCATTATTGAAGACGATTCCGTCCGCCGGCAATTAACTCGGGACTGGTGGAGCCAGACTCTGTGGTGGGATGCGGGCAAAATCAGCGAACATGCCCCAAGTCTTGTTCTGCGGCCCAATAACGAAGACGAGCTGGCGCGCGTGCTGGCTTGGGCCAATGAGCGCGGCGTCATCGTGGTGCCCAGGGGCGGAGGCTCCGGCGTCAGCGGCTCGGCCATCCCCTCCAACAGGGACGCGGTGATGCTGGAGACTCTGCGTTTGAATAAGATGACCGGCCTTGAAGGATCGGGTTCCCAGGGCGAGGTCACGGTCGGCGCGGGCATTTTAGGCGGAGAGCTTGAGGCGGCGCTCAATCAAAAGGGCTGGTCGCTGATGCACTTTCCCGCTTCGCTGGAGATATCCACGGTGGGCGGCTGGATTGCCTGCGGCTCCTATGGGCAGTTGTCCACCCTTTACGGCGGTATCGACGCTCAAACGAAAAAATTACGCGTGGCCCTGCCCGGCGGCTCGCTCAAAGAAACCCCTCCCGACGCCTTGATGCTCAGCGAAGGCTCCTTGGGCGTCGTCACCGAGGCGACGCTCAAATTGCGGCGGTTGCCGAAAAAACATTTTTTCTTATCCTGCGAAATGAATTCCGCGTCCGAAGGCTTGGATTTCGTCCGAAGCCTGATCCGTCAAGGGTTGAAACCCGCTGTCGTGCGTTTTTACGATCCATTGGAGGCCAAGTCCGCGGGCTTGGCTTACGAGAAAAAGCCGTTGTTCAACGAAGAAGCCCGTTTTAAGTTGCGCGTTTTTCTGCTCAAGCACCCGACCCTGGTCCGCTGGTTCCGGAAAAGTTTGTCCGGCAAACGGTGGCTGCTGGTCATGATTTTCGAGGATAGCCAGGAAAATGTTTACCGGGAAACGGCCCGGCAGATTAAAGCCAAGCAAATGAGCACGAGCGAGAAATCGGCCCAGGTTTGGATCGCCAAGCGTTCCCAGTGGAATACGGAAAAAATGACCCTTTTGTTTAATGCCGGCTGCTTTGTGGATACCTTGGACACTTGGGGCCCTTGGGATAAACTGCCTCAAATTTACGCGGAGGTAATCCGGACCGCTTCGCCTTATGCCATTGCCATGGGCCATGCCTCCCATTTTACGGAGCAAGGCGGCTGCCTGTATTTTATTTTTGCCGGACGGGGTCGCTCGCGCGAAGAAAGCGTGCGCCTGCATCAAAAAGTCTGGTCGTCGGCCATGGAAGCCGTCATCGCCTCCGGCGGTCTCGTCAATCACCATCATGGCGTCGGCTACGCCAAATTGCCCTGGCTGCGCCACGCTTATGCGCCCGGATTCTTCGAGGGTTTAAAGAATAGGAAGAAGACGTTCGATCCCAAGGGAATCATGAACCCGGGAAAAATTTTGTGA
- the thiO gene encoding glycine oxidase ThiO — MNADICIVGGGVVGAAAAYYLSLEKMRVLVLERDQVGQHASQGAVGFLTIDTVPFTHDMLRKAAIQSRRDYHSLAGKFKETCGVDIELEECGTLRVAMNEADLAALQKEIEWHRRHVASVEFLSAGQVKKRFPAIGADIAGGFFYPEDIQVTSSRVTAAFRAAAEQLGAVFMQQTPVERWETAGGRIAAVRAGERRFEAGRFILAAGPWSEELGRLLGLHVPVYPVRGQLLIFEMKERFLPCPVIAGGAHELYYLGPKPEGVIYAGTTLEEAGFEETCTDEALERIGQEVAKLVPRVNELPVKGSWAGLRPATKDKLPMIGRAPGWENLWLATGHFRKGVLLAPFTGRVIADLIAGRASALPIEEFSPARFAIR; from the coding sequence GTGAACGCTGACATTTGCATCGTGGGCGGCGGCGTTGTGGGCGCAGCGGCCGCCTATTACCTATCGTTGGAAAAAATGCGCGTCCTGGTTCTTGAGCGCGATCAGGTGGGCCAGCACGCATCTCAAGGCGCGGTCGGGTTTTTAACCATCGACACCGTTCCCTTTACGCACGATATGCTGCGCAAAGCAGCCATCCAAAGCCGCAGAGATTATCATTCCCTGGCCGGCAAATTTAAGGAAACCTGCGGCGTTGATATCGAGCTTGAAGAATGCGGGACCTTGAGGGTGGCCATGAACGAGGCTGATCTGGCCGCGCTTCAAAAAGAAATCGAATGGCATCGCCGCCATGTGGCCTCGGTCGAATTTTTATCCGCCGGCCAAGTCAAAAAGCGTTTCCCGGCCATCGGCGCGGATATCGCGGGCGGCTTTTTTTATCCGGAAGATATTCAGGTGACGAGCTCGCGCGTGACCGCGGCCTTTCGCGCGGCGGCCGAACAATTGGGCGCGGTGTTTATGCAGCAGACGCCCGTGGAGCGCTGGGAAACGGCCGGGGGACGCATCGCCGCCGTAAGAGCAGGGGAACGCCGCTTCGAAGCCGGCCGATTTATTCTAGCCGCGGGCCCTTGGTCCGAAGAATTGGGGCGCTTGCTCGGCCTGCATGTGCCGGTTTATCCGGTGCGCGGGCAGTTGTTGATTTTTGAGATGAAGGAGCGGTTTCTGCCCTGCCCCGTTATCGCGGGCGGCGCGCATGAGTTGTATTATTTAGGACCAAAGCCCGAAGGCGTGATCTACGCCGGTACCACGCTTGAGGAGGCGGGCTTTGAAGAGACGTGTACGGACGAGGCTCTGGAGAGAATCGGTCAAGAGGTGGCGAAACTTGTTCCGCGCGTTAATGAACTGCCGGTCAAAGGCTCTTGGGCGGGTTTGCGTCCCGCGACCAAGGACAAGCTGCCCATGATCGGCCGGGCTCCGGGATGGGAAAATTTGTGGCTAGCCACAGGGCACTTTCGCAAAGGCGTGTTGTTGGCGCCGTTTACGGGCCGCGTGATCGCGGATTTGATCGCCGGACGCGCGAGCGCCTTGCCTATTGAAGAATTTTCGCCGGCTAGATTCGCCATCCGGTAA
- the xth gene encoding exodeoxyribonuclease III, producing the protein MKVWRIFSWNVNGLRAVARKGNFQDFMMKEEPDICCFQETKAHPDQLGPDIKSIDGYRAEFQWAQKKGYSGVATYTRVEPAQVTGGMGFDRYDREGRVLIHQYPDFTLFNVYFPNGKQSEERLDFKMSFYRDFLQMLKNYRANGQKNLVVCGDVNTAHTEIDLARPKENAKISGFLPQERVWIDELIGAGFLDTFREFEKGPGHYTWWDMQTRARERNVGWRIDYFFISQELRPHLAGASILSRVEGSDHCPVGIELAF; encoded by the coding sequence ATGAAAGTTTGGCGCATTTTTTCTTGGAACGTCAACGGCTTGAGGGCCGTGGCCAGAAAAGGAAATTTTCAGGATTTTATGATGAAGGAAGAGCCGGATATTTGCTGTTTTCAGGAAACCAAAGCTCATCCCGATCAGCTTGGGCCGGACATTAAGAGTATCGACGGTTACCGGGCCGAGTTTCAATGGGCTCAAAAAAAGGGTTACAGCGGCGTCGCTACGTATACCAGGGTTGAGCCCGCCCAGGTCACGGGCGGCATGGGTTTTGACCGCTATGACCGGGAAGGCCGCGTGCTGATCCACCAATACCCGGACTTCACGCTGTTCAATGTTTATTTTCCCAACGGCAAACAGAGCGAGGAGCGTTTGGATTTTAAAATGTCGTTTTATCGCGATTTTTTGCAGATGCTCAAGAATTACCGGGCGAACGGTCAAAAAAATTTGGTCGTTTGCGGGGACGTCAACACCGCGCACACGGAAATCGATTTGGCCCGGCCCAAGGAAAACGCCAAGATATCGGGATTTCTGCCTCAGGAACGGGTTTGGATCGACGAGTTGATCGGCGCCGGTTTTCTGGACACCTTCCGCGAGTTTGAAAAAGGCCCCGGTCACTACACCTGGTGGGATATGCAGACGCGCGCCAGGGAGAGGAACGTGGGCTGGCGCATCGATTATTTTTTCATTTCTCAAGAGCTCCGTCCGCATTTAGCAGGCGCTTCGATTTTGTCCCGGGTCGAGGGTTCGGATCACTGCCCGGTAGGCATTGAGCTTGCTTTCTAA
- a CDS encoding fumarylacetoacetate hydrolase family protein, producing the protein MKLVTFTRGDAHPQSYEYAGPPEAGPQQSPDARLGVLAGNSVIDLASASDGIIPSAMTAFLEGGEQLWRQARSIAAKAPGDAVIALGDVRLKSPVPEPASLKDFTAYEEHAKAGAARRGETLSAHWYELPAYYKGNPRATYGPDDEIPWPYYTEKFDFECEIACVIGKKGKNIPPEKAQDYIFGYMIFNDFSARDIQKKEMTIRLGLNKGKDFANAFGPYLLTADEVDPAKDFSMRSSVNGECWSQGHFRDNHWGFPLMVSYVSQEEEIRPGDVLGSGTYYKGCGLDLNRWLKPGDVIELKVEKLGTLKNKIGRPAAARELNYGALRKPALSNSDGAHR; encoded by the coding sequence ATGAAGCTGGTGACGTTCACGCGTGGGGATGCTCATCCGCAGAGCTACGAGTACGCTGGCCCGCCTGAGGCGGGTCCCCAGCAGTCGCCCGATGCTCGTTTGGGCGTCCTGGCCGGAAATTCGGTGATTGATTTGGCGTCAGCCTCGGACGGGATTATCCCCTCCGCCATGACGGCATTCCTGGAAGGCGGGGAACAATTGTGGCGGCAAGCGCGAAGCATCGCGGCCAAAGCACCCGGCGACGCTGTGATCGCGTTGGGCGATGTCCGGCTCAAATCCCCTGTTCCGGAACCCGCTTCCCTTAAGGATTTCACGGCTTATGAAGAGCATGCCAAGGCCGGGGCCGCTCGCCGGGGTGAAACGCTCTCCGCGCATTGGTACGAGTTGCCCGCTTACTATAAAGGCAACCCCCGGGCCACCTACGGCCCTGACGACGAGATTCCCTGGCCGTATTACACTGAAAAATTCGATTTTGAATGCGAGATCGCCTGCGTGATCGGCAAAAAAGGAAAAAATATCCCTCCGGAGAAGGCGCAGGATTATATTTTCGGTTATATGATCTTTAATGATTTTTCCGCGCGGGACATCCAGAAAAAAGAAATGACCATCCGGCTGGGATTGAACAAAGGCAAAGATTTCGCCAATGCCTTCGGCCCTTATTTGCTGACCGCGGACGAGGTTGACCCGGCCAAGGATTTTTCCATGCGCAGCTCAGTCAACGGCGAATGTTGGTCCCAAGGGCATTTCAGGGACAATCATTGGGGCTTCCCCTTGATGGTTTCCTATGTTTCCCAGGAGGAAGAAATTCGTCCCGGCGATGTTTTGGGTTCGGGCACTTATTACAAAGGCTGCGGCCTGGATTTAAACCGTTGGCTCAAGCCCGGCGACGTGATCGAGCTGAAGGTTGAAAAATTGGGAACGCTGAAAAATAAAATCGGCCGTCCGGCCGCGGCGCGCGAATTAAACTATGGGGCGTTGAGAAAGCCGGCGTTGAGCAACTCCGATGGCGCTCATCGTTAA
- a CDS encoding homogentisate 1,2-dioxygenase, with amino-acid sequence MALIVKRGRLPPTPHTEFYAKDHVLSLEEIHGTLGFSGPFSRKMHVRSYPTEQIKAPKKGDFDLTPKLAKAPTLEPYHILTGRMPYGQDPVRGRQAIVAGPNTVVSIAKPNKRMAEGVFFRNGDKHECYFVQEGEGTLRTEYGRLPIRRGLYLLIPKGTTYRIEMDTKQAYFLVIESTYPIAFPPHYLNAEGQAKMMAPVVETEIETPQFEPARDERGVFAIDVKHAGGRITRLTLGHHPFDVAGWEGALYPFGFDIKNHHGIAREIHTAPPMHQTFQSGNPPHSGFSLCSFVPQMEGWHPKEIPAPYAHYNVDSDEVMFFANASYGARKGVIEPGSFTVHPGALPHSPQGKAALVSMAARGKMSNRLAVMVDTFFESFAITQYGYRYRDKGYPLSWHKTASAQNGKAAEALHGT; translated from the coding sequence ATGGCGCTCATCGTTAAGCGCGGCCGCCTGCCGCCGACCCCGCATACCGAGTTCTACGCGAAGGATCATGTTTTATCGCTTGAGGAAATTCACGGCACATTGGGATTTTCCGGCCCTTTTTCGCGGAAAATGCATGTCCGGTCCTATCCCACCGAGCAGATCAAGGCTCCCAAAAAAGGCGATTTTGATCTGACGCCCAAGTTGGCCAAGGCGCCGACGCTCGAGCCTTATCACATTTTGACCGGCCGCATGCCTTACGGCCAAGATCCGGTCCGCGGCAGACAGGCGATTGTCGCAGGCCCCAATACCGTCGTTTCCATCGCCAAGCCGAACAAGCGCATGGCGGAAGGCGTTTTTTTCCGCAACGGGGATAAACATGAATGCTATTTCGTGCAGGAGGGGGAAGGAACATTGCGCACGGAGTACGGCCGCCTGCCGATCCGCAGAGGGCTGTATTTGCTTATCCCCAAGGGAACGACTTACCGGATCGAGATGGACACGAAGCAGGCCTATTTTTTGGTGATCGAATCAACGTACCCCATCGCTTTTCCTCCTCATTATTTGAATGCCGAGGGACAAGCCAAAATGATGGCGCCCGTGGTTGAAACGGAAATCGAAACGCCCCAGTTCGAGCCTGCGCGTGATGAACGAGGCGTTTTCGCCATCGATGTCAAACATGCCGGCGGGCGCATCACCCGCCTGACCCTGGGCCATCATCCGTTTGATGTCGCCGGTTGGGAAGGGGCCCTTTATCCGTTCGGCTTCGACATCAAAAATCACCACGGCATCGCCCGGGAAATTCATACGGCGCCGCCCATGCATCAAACGTTTCAATCCGGCAATCCGCCGCATAGCGGGTTTTCGCTCTGCTCATTCGTGCCGCAAATGGAAGGCTGGCACCCTAAGGAGATCCCGGCGCCTTATGCTCATTACAATGTTGATTCCGATGAGGTGATGTTTTTCGCCAATGCCAGTTACGGAGCCAGAAAAGGGGTGATCGAACCTGGGTCCTTCACCGTTCATCCCGGCGCCCTTCCCCACAGCCCTCAGGGGAAAGCCGCTCTTGTTTCCATGGCTGCGCGCGGAAAAATGTCCAATCGCTTGGCCGTGATGGTCGACACGTTTTTTGAGAGTTTCGCGATCACGCAATACGGGTATCGGTACCGAGACAAGGGATACCCGTTGAGCTGGCATAAAACCGCGTCGGCGCAAAACGGCAAAGCCGCGGAGGCGCTTCATGGAACTTGA
- a CDS encoding flavin reductase family protein — protein MELDPSSWSLPDRYGLLIAVIQPRPIAWVSTKGKDGSVNLAPFSFFTGAGANPMTVCFVPVRNREGKKKDTLVNVEATGEFVVNVATEDLAQKMNQTSADYPYGVSEFEKAGLTPAPSVKVKPPRVKESPVNLECRLFKVVPVSEEPLSGSVVIGTVIYAHVADHLWKEGKIDHRDLKAIGRLEDASYTRVSDTFMMPRPKL, from the coding sequence ATGGAACTTGACCCCTCGTCCTGGAGTCTGCCCGATCGCTACGGGCTGTTGATTGCCGTGATTCAGCCGCGCCCTATCGCCTGGGTGTCGACTAAGGGAAAAGACGGCAGCGTCAATTTGGCGCCGTTTAGTTTTTTTACGGGCGCCGGGGCCAATCCCATGACTGTCTGTTTTGTGCCGGTCAGAAACCGGGAGGGAAAGAAAAAAGACACTTTGGTCAATGTGGAGGCCACGGGGGAATTCGTGGTTAACGTGGCCACCGAAGATTTGGCGCAAAAGATGAACCAAACATCAGCGGATTACCCTTACGGGGTGAGCGAATTCGAGAAAGCTGGGTTGACGCCCGCGCCTTCGGTCAAGGTCAAACCCCCGCGCGTGAAAGAATCGCCCGTCAATTTGGAGTGTCGTTTATTTAAGGTGGTCCCGGTCAGCGAGGAGCCATTGAGCGGCTCGGTGGTCATCGGCACCGTCATCTATGCTCATGTCGCCGATCACCTTTGGAAAGAGGGTAAAATCGATCATCGGGACCTCAAGGCGATCGGCCGTTTGGAAGACGCTTCCTACACCCGCGTCAGCGATACATTCATGATGCCGAGGCCCAAGTTATGA
- a CDS encoding biotin--[acetyl-CoA-carboxylase] ligase, producing MTEAKSIERYLRMAMNNSGDWPCAPFGGRVYHYDRIESTQTQAKHSAASGEPEGALFVARRQSAGYGRKGDAWNSEQGGLWFSVICRPRFGPERAEAFSAACAEACRDAFHRRLPEAAFAIKKPNDVLVQATDGSWKKVCGLILEGSVQDGVYEWLVLGVGVNVNNVLPDGLKPIAVTLEEINVRPVERMPLLREVLIEMARRYGTFQETKSL from the coding sequence GTGACGGAAGCCAAGTCCATCGAGCGCTACCTTCGCATGGCGATGAACAATTCCGGAGACTGGCCTTGCGCGCCCTTCGGCGGGCGCGTCTATCATTACGACCGCATCGAATCCACCCAGACCCAGGCCAAGCATTCGGCCGCTTCAGGAGAGCCGGAAGGGGCGTTATTCGTCGCCCGGCGTCAAAGCGCGGGCTATGGCCGAAAAGGCGACGCCTGGAATTCCGAACAAGGCGGCTTATGGTTTTCCGTAATTTGCCGGCCCCGTTTCGGGCCCGAGCGGGCCGAAGCGTTTTCCGCAGCCTGCGCCGAGGCTTGCCGCGACGCGTTTCACCGGCGGTTGCCGGAGGCCGCGTTTGCGATCAAAAAACCCAATGATGTTTTAGTTCAAGCCACCGATGGTTCTTGGAAAAAAGTTTGCGGTTTAATTCTAGAGGGGAGCGTTCAGGACGGCGTTTACGAATGGTTGGTTTTGGGCGTCGGCGTCAATGTCAATAATGTTCTGCCGGATGGGTTGAAACCCATCGCCGTCACTCTCGAAGAGATCAACGTCCGCCCCGTGGAGCGGATGCCTTTGTTGAGAGAAGTGTTGATCGAGATGGCGCGCCGCTACGGCACCTTCCAGGAAACGAAAAGTCTATAA
- a CDS encoding MaoC family dehydratase N-terminal domain-containing protein: MPSLYFDEYQIGQTITTGGRTVTQTDVVNFACLSGDFNPIHVNVEHAKKSPFGAPIAHGLLGLSIVSGLAHEMGFIRDSVVAFTGLSWKFKKPVLFGDTIKSRFTVRQTRGLGAQGIVVFDVKLLNQRDETVGEGEWSLMIKKK, from the coding sequence ATGCCTTCCCTGTATTTTGACGAATATCAGATCGGCCAAACCATCACCACCGGAGGCCGCACGGTAACCCAAACCGATGTGGTGAATTTTGCCTGCCTGTCGGGGGATTTTAACCCTATCCACGTGAACGTGGAGCACGCTAAGAAAAGTCCGTTCGGAGCGCCCATCGCCCATGGGCTGTTGGGTTTGTCCATTGTTTCCGGTTTGGCGCATGAAATGGGGTTTATCCGCGACAGCGTGGTGGCGTTCACGGGCCTTTCCTGGAAATTTAAAAAGCCCGTTTTATTCGGCGACACGATCAAAAGTCGATTTACGGTCCGCCAGACCAGAGGCTTGGGCGCGCAGGGCATCGTTGTTTTTGACGTCAAACTCCTCAACCAGCGGGATGAAACCGTGGGTGAAGGCGAGTGGAGCTTGATGATTAAAAAGAAATGA